Proteins from one Rhizobium sp. CB3090 genomic window:
- the bioD gene encoding dethiobiotin synthase: MIRFVVTGTDTGIGKTVFAAALAGALNARYWKPVQSGLEDETDSEAVARLSGLPADHILPEAYRLSAPLSPHLSARLDGVEIDPARLEPPACAGPLVIEGAGGMLVPLTKNTVFADVFARWRIPLILCARTSLGTINHTLLSIEALRSRDIPLRGVAFIGAENTDTQATIASIGQARVLGRLPVLESVTRENLSRAFRENFDMASLIEARA; the protein is encoded by the coding sequence ATGATCCGTTTCGTGGTCACCGGCACGGATACCGGTATCGGCAAGACCGTATTTGCAGCGGCACTGGCGGGTGCGCTCAACGCCCGATATTGGAAACCCGTGCAATCCGGACTGGAAGACGAGACGGACAGCGAAGCCGTCGCCCGACTGAGCGGGCTGCCCGCCGACCATATTCTGCCCGAAGCCTATCGCCTTTCCGCCCCGCTCTCACCGCATCTTTCGGCACGTCTCGACGGCGTGGAAATCGACCCCGCCCGGCTTGAGCCGCCAGCCTGCGCCGGTCCGCTGGTTATCGAGGGGGCTGGCGGCATGCTGGTCCCGCTCACGAAAAACACGGTCTTTGCCGACGTCTTCGCCCGGTGGCGCATTCCCCTCATTCTCTGCGCCCGAACATCGCTCGGCACGATCAATCACACACTGCTGTCCATCGAGGCGCTGCGCAGCCGTGATATTCCCCTCCGCGGCGTGGCCTTCATCGGCGCGGAAAATACCGACACCCAGGCGACCATTGCGTCTATCGGACAAGCGAGGGTATTGGGGCGGCTGCCTGTGCTGGAAAGCGTGACAAGGGAAAACCTAAGTCGCGCCTTCCGCGAGAATTTCGACATGGCTTCCCTGATTGAGGCACGCGCGTGA
- a CDS encoding adenosylmethionine--8-amino-7-oxononanoate transaminase, producing the protein MTPSPIWHPFTQHALEPPMKRIVATEGAYLFDEDGNRILDAISSWWVITHGHRHAGIMAAIREATEAYDQIIFAEFTHEPAEVLAERLLAFAPSGLKHVFYSDSGSTAVEVAIKMALGTFHNRGIARDRIVVMEHGYHGDTIGTMSAGERGVFNAAFEPLLFGVDRLPFPEPGREQETLDAFEAICHSRKVAAILIEPLVLGAGGMKFYDSAVLSALKEIAGRYGCLFIADEVMTGWGRTGTRFACEQAGVTPDILCTSKGLTGGALPLAATLCTAEIFEAHLSSDRRKTFFHSSSYTANAIACAAAVANLQIWQDEPVEARIAELAAQHSRHLQRFQNDTRFVNARQSGTIAALDLAVPSSGYLAEAGPRMRKLFRERGLLVRPLGNVIYLMPPYCTTAGDIVAAYDAIDEVASIVLEESAS; encoded by the coding sequence GTGACACCCTCCCCCATCTGGCACCCCTTCACGCAGCACGCCCTCGAACCGCCGATGAAGCGCATCGTCGCGACCGAGGGCGCATATCTGTTCGATGAGGATGGCAATCGCATCCTCGACGCAATCTCGTCATGGTGGGTGATCACCCATGGCCATCGCCATGCCGGCATCATGGCGGCGATCCGGGAGGCGACGGAGGCCTACGACCAGATCATCTTCGCCGAATTTACCCATGAACCGGCAGAAGTCCTTGCCGAACGTCTGCTCGCCTTCGCGCCCTCTGGACTGAAACACGTCTTCTATTCGGACAGCGGATCGACGGCGGTCGAGGTGGCGATCAAGATGGCGCTCGGCACCTTCCACAATCGCGGCATCGCGCGTGACCGCATCGTCGTGATGGAACACGGCTATCATGGCGACACGATCGGCACCATGTCCGCGGGAGAGCGTGGCGTGTTCAATGCGGCTTTCGAACCGCTGCTCTTCGGCGTCGACCGCCTTCCCTTCCCCGAACCCGGTCGGGAACAGGAAACGCTCGATGCGTTCGAAGCTATCTGCCACTCGCGAAAGGTCGCCGCCATTCTGATTGAACCGCTGGTGCTCGGCGCGGGCGGCATGAAGTTCTACGACAGCGCGGTGCTTTCCGCTCTCAAGGAAATCGCCGGCCGATATGGCTGCCTGTTCATCGCCGATGAGGTGATGACCGGCTGGGGTCGCACCGGCACACGCTTTGCCTGCGAACAGGCAGGGGTGACGCCTGATATCCTCTGCACCTCGAAGGGTCTGACCGGGGGCGCCTTGCCGCTGGCGGCAACCCTTTGCACGGCAGAGATTTTCGAGGCCCATCTGTCTTCCGACCGGCGCAAGACCTTTTTCCATTCGAGTTCCTATACCGCCAACGCAATCGCCTGCGCGGCAGCCGTCGCCAATCTGCAAATCTGGCAAGACGAACCGGTTGAGGCTCGGATTGCCGAGCTTGCCGCACAGCACAGCCGGCATCTCCAACGCTTCCAGAACGACACCAGGTTTGTAAACGCCAGGCAATCAGGGACGATCGCCGCCCTCGATCTTGCGGTGCCCTCCAGCGGCTACCTCGCCGAAGCAGGCCCACGCATGCGCAAGCTGTTTCGCGAACGCGGGCTGCTTGTGCGCCCGCTCGGAAACGTCATCTACCTGATGCCGCCCTATTGCACGACCGCCGGGGATATCGTCGCCGCCTATGATGCGATCGACGAAGTCGCCTCGATCGTTCTGGAGGAGAGTGCATCTTGA
- a CDS encoding 8-amino-7-oxononanoate synthase, whose protein sequence is MLSDYAATLEGLRRKARLRSLAPQRGVDFTSNDFLALAGAPRLKASIMAAMERGVPAGAGGSRLLRGNHPEHEALEAEAAEFFGVERVLYFGSGYAANSALFSTLPRREDLIVHDALIHASAHEGIAASKAAAVSVEHNDANAFDEAIRNWRSNGGRGRSWIAVESLYSMDGDRAPLSALADIADRHEGFLVIDEAHATGVFGPGGRGLAAGLEGRDNVLALHTCGKALGVSGALLAVPRVLADYLVNRARAFIYSTAPSPLMAAGVREALRMVGDEPERREALERLVAFVGDGLKSRFDIEPSGSQIQPVVIGDNARAVRIAETLQAQGFDIRAIRPPTVPEGTARLRLSITLNVDSEQIAHMLDCLAAATEEHRR, encoded by the coding sequence ATGCTTTCGGATTATGCCGCCACGCTTGAAGGCTTACGACGCAAGGCGCGGCTGCGCAGCCTTGCGCCGCAGCGTGGTGTGGATTTTACCTCCAACGATTTTCTCGCGTTAGCCGGCGCCCCGCGCCTCAAGGCGTCGATCATGGCAGCGATGGAGAGGGGCGTTCCGGCGGGGGCAGGCGGCTCGCGCCTGCTACGCGGCAACCATCCTGAACATGAGGCGCTGGAGGCGGAAGCGGCCGAATTTTTCGGCGTGGAACGCGTGCTCTATTTCGGCAGCGGCTATGCCGCCAATTCCGCGCTTTTCTCGACCCTGCCGCGGCGCGAAGATCTGATCGTCCACGACGCGCTCATCCATGCCAGCGCCCATGAGGGCATTGCAGCCAGCAAGGCGGCGGCCGTCAGCGTCGAGCACAACGATGCGAACGCTTTCGATGAGGCGATCCGAAACTGGCGCAGCAACGGCGGCAGGGGCAGATCCTGGATTGCCGTCGAGAGCCTCTATTCCATGGACGGCGACAGAGCGCCGCTATCCGCCCTCGCCGACATTGCCGACCGGCATGAGGGTTTTCTGGTGATCGATGAGGCCCATGCCACTGGCGTTTTCGGCCCGGGCGGCAGAGGGCTGGCCGCGGGGTTGGAGGGCCGGGACAATGTGCTTGCCCTTCATACCTGCGGCAAGGCGCTGGGCGTTTCCGGAGCCTTGCTCGCAGTCCCCCGCGTGCTCGCCGACTATCTCGTCAATCGTGCCCGCGCTTTCATCTATTCCACCGCGCCCTCGCCTCTCATGGCGGCGGGCGTGCGCGAGGCCTTGCGCATGGTGGGTGACGAGCCTGAACGTCGCGAGGCCCTGGAACGCTTGGTCGCCTTTGTCGGTGACGGATTGAAAAGCCGATTCGACATAGAGCCGAGCGGGTCGCAGATCCAGCCCGTCGTCATCGGCGACAACGCGCGTGCGGTCCGAATTGCGGAAACTCTTCAGGCTCAAGGTTTCGATATCCGTGCGATCCGTCCGCCGACCGTGCCGGAGGGCACCGCGCGCCTGCGGCTGTCGATCACGCTCAACGTCGATTCGGAGCAGATTGCGCACATGCTGGATTGCCTCGCCGCCGCCACGGAGGAACACAGGAGATGA
- the bioB gene encoding biotin synthase BioB — translation MEYSATSAVLSPGIALDEAKTIYNLPFNDLLFRAQTVHRAHFDPNAVQMSRLLSIKTGGCAEDCGYCSQSAHYPTGLKASKLMEVKRVLTEARKAKDAGATRYCMGAAWRSPKDRDMDTLVAMVEGVKALGMETCMTLGMLTKSQAGDLAEAGLDYYNHNIDTSERFYSEIITTRSFADRLDTLETVRMAGIKVCAGGILGMGETVDDRISMLLTLANLPVPPESVPINQLIPIPGSKLADAAPVDPIDFVRTIALARILMPTSHLRLSAGRTEMSDEMQALCFFAGANSIFVGDTLLTADNPGEDHDTTLFRRLGLSPMPLEQTE, via the coding sequence TTGGAATATTCGGCAACTTCCGCAGTACTGTCGCCTGGCATTGCGTTGGACGAGGCCAAAACTATCTATAATTTGCCATTCAACGATTTGCTCTTCCGGGCTCAGACCGTCCACCGCGCACATTTCGATCCCAACGCCGTGCAGATGAGCCGACTTCTGTCCATCAAGACAGGCGGATGCGCCGAGGATTGCGGTTACTGCAGCCAGTCCGCCCACTATCCGACCGGCCTGAAGGCCTCGAAGCTGATGGAAGTCAAACGCGTTCTCACCGAGGCGCGCAAAGCCAAGGATGCGGGTGCGACCCGTTACTGCATGGGAGCGGCATGGCGCAGCCCGAAGGACCGCGATATGGACACGCTGGTCGCCATGGTCGAGGGCGTGAAGGCGCTCGGCATGGAAACCTGCATGACGCTCGGCATGCTGACGAAGTCTCAAGCGGGCGATCTCGCGGAAGCGGGCCTCGACTATTACAACCACAACATCGACACGTCCGAGCGCTTCTATTCCGAAATCATCACCACCCGAAGCTTCGCAGACCGGCTCGATACGCTGGAAACCGTGCGCATGGCCGGGATCAAGGTATGTGCCGGCGGGATCCTGGGCATGGGCGAGACGGTCGACGACCGGATCTCGATGTTGCTGACGCTCGCGAACCTGCCCGTGCCGCCGGAAAGCGTGCCGATCAACCAACTTATTCCCATTCCGGGTTCCAAGCTGGCGGACGCGGCACCCGTCGATCCAATCGATTTCGTCCGCACGATCGCACTGGCGCGCATCCTGATGCCGACCTCGCATCTGCGCCTTTCGGCCGGACGCACCGAGATGAGCGATGAGATGCAGGCGCTCTGTTTCTTCGCGGGCGCCAACTCCATCTTCGTCGGCGACACGTTGCTGACGGCAGACAATCCGGGCGAGGATCACGATACAACGCTCTTCCGCCGCCTCGGCCTTTCTCCCATGCCACTGGAGCAGACGGAGTAA